The window GATCCAGAGTACGATTGCACGGTGGTTCATGTAAATGATGCGAGTCGTGCGGTAACTATTGCTGGAGAAATTATTGAGAAGAAGGATGGTGGTCATCTCGCTTTCGCGAAAGCGAAAAAAGAAGAATACACCAAACTAAGAACTGACTTTTTAGGAAGAGCTAAGAAAAAAGAGTTTTCAAAATTAGAGCAAGCTCGCAAGAACAAATTAGCTTTAGATTGGAATAATTTTGAGGCTGTAAAACCAAAAAAACTTGGCGTTCACACTCTTGATGAGATCGATTTTAATGAATTGAAAGACTACATCGATTGGTCGCCATTTTTTAGAAGCTGGGATCTACACGGTCGCTATCCAGATATTTTAACTGATGAGGTCGTAGGCGAGCAAGCGACAGAACTCTTTAAAGATGCTCAAGAAATGCTTTCTCAAATCATTGAAGAGAATTGGCTTGAAGCCAAAGCTGTTTATGGACTTTTTCCTGCTAATTCAGTTAATGATGACGATATAAAAGTAACCAGCGATCAAGAATACATTTTTAGAACATTAAGGCAACAATCTAAAAAAGCAGCAGGAAAACCCAACATTGCTCTTGCCGATTTTATCGCACCACAATCAATTGACAAACAAGATTATATAGGAGCGTTTTGCGTTACTACAGGTTTTGGTGTGGCTGAAAAAGCAAAAGAATTTGAAAAGGATCATGACGATTATAATTCCATCATGCTCAAAGCTCTCGCAGATCGATTTGCAGAAGCACTTGCAGAGTACCTACACTTGAGAATACGTAAAGAATTTTGGGGTTATGCTAGTGATGAGAATCTAGCAAATGACTCCTTGATTAAAGAAGAATACAAAGGAATACGTCCAGCGCCAGGATATCCAGCCTGTCCAGATCATTTGGAGAAATTGACGATTTGGGAATTACTCGATGTAGAAAAACATACAGGTGTGACCTTAACGGATAGTCTTGCCATGTGGCCAGCAGCAAGTGTTTCTGGATATTATATAGGTCATCCAGAAGCAAAGTACTTCGGTCTTGGGAAAATCAAGGAAGATCAAGTAGCAGATTATGCAAATCGAAAAGGCATCTCCACGGAGAAAGCTACAAAATGGCTCAATCCCAACATCGCCGATTAATATTAAGGACACTAAGCACAACAAATGAAAATTACCAAACATATACAAAAGGCTACAAAGCCACTTTTTAGCTTTGAGATCATTCCGCCAGTGAAGGGAAAGTCTATAAAACAATTGTACGACAACATCGATCCTTTGATGGAGTTTAAACCACCATTTATTGATGTAACAACCTCACGAGAAGAGTTCATTTATCTAGAAAAAGAAAACGGATTGCTTGAAAAACGACTGACTAGAATGCGTCCTGGAACTCTTGGAATATGCGCTTCTATACAAAACAGGTATCATGTAGATACTGTGCCGCACTTGCTTTGTGGTGGTTTTACTAAGCAGGAAACCGAGTATTTGCTAGTCGATTGTCAGTATTTAGGAATCGATAATGTCATGGCTTTACGTGGCGATGCACGAAAAGAGGAACGTCGCTTTGAAAAGACTACTGATGGACATGAGTATGCCATCGATCTAGTAAAGCAAATTCAAAAGCTTAATGAAGGAAGTTATTTGCATGAAGTAATTGAGATTACTTGCGATGTCGATTTCTGTATAGGTGTTGCCGGCTATCCAGAAAAGCATGAGGAATCGCCATCTATGAAAAGCGATCTTAAAAGGCTTAAAGAAAAGGTAGATGCCGGCGCAGATTATGTGGTCACACAAATGTTTTTTGATAATCAGAAGTATTTTGAGTTTGTAAAATGTGCACGTGCAGCAGGAATTCAAGTTCCTATTATTCCAGGAATTAAACCGCTAGCGACTAAGAAACATTTGAATCTCTTGCCACAAACCTTTAATTTAGACTTACCAGAAACTCTTGTTGAAGCTGTCGAATCCTGTAAAAATAATAAAGAGGTAAGACAGGTAGGAGTCGAGTTTTGTATTGAGCAATGCAAAGAACTTCTCGCGCACGATGTTCCAGTATTACATTTTTATAGCATGGGCAAAAGTGATAATATTGAGTCAATTGCAAGAGCTATTTTTTAATTTAAAAAGATTTTTAGCCCTTTAATCGATTAAATTCGAGATAGGTTTACATTGATTGATTTTTGGATACTTTTCTATCGTAGTTTCGTTTATATGTTTAAAACGTGTTTAGGTTTATTAATTTGTCTCGCTTTCGCGAAAGCGGTTACCGCACAAACTACAGAAGAATTTCCAAAAGTGGCAACGCTAGACGCCTCTTTTTTATATGGTTCGATATTAGAACACAATCCGGATATCGCACACTTAATCACTGATCATCCTACAGGAATTTTATTGAGTTACAATCGCAAAACCTTTGGTGAAGAAGAATGGCAATCTAGATTTGGGTTTCCAGATTGGGGTTTTAGTGCGGCTTACCAAGACATGAAAACCTACGAGTTGGGTGAGGCTTACAGCGCTTATGCTCATTATAATTTTCATTTTTTCAATCGTAATTTCCAATTGAGAATAGGTCAAGGGCTTGCTTATGTGACAAAGCCTTTTGATGAGATTGAGAATCCGCGAAACAATGCTTATGGTTCTACGATTACAAGTACTACTTACCTCAATGCGGTTTACAGAAAAGAGAATATTGTAAAAGGATTAGGTTTTCACGCTGGCGCAACTATCATTCATTATTCTAATGCAAATGTGAGAGCACCTAATAATTCTACAAACACTTGGTTTTTTCAAGCTGGATTGAACTATACGTTGAATAAAGAAAATATTCCAGAATTCAAGATTTGGGAGAAAAGAAAATATTCTGAGCCTATTCATTACAACTTTGTTGCAAGAACTGGATTTAATGAAAGTGATTACCGTGGTAGTGGACAGTTTCCGTTTTACGACTTTTCATTTTATGCCGATAAAAGAATCAATATTAAGAGTAGTTTAAATGCAGGAACAGAAGTTTTTATAAGTGAATTTCTTAAAGAATATAGAGACTATCAGGCTAATAGTTTTCTAGAAGAAGGAATTACTGGCGATGAAAACTTCCAGCGAGTGGGCGTTTTTATAGGTCATGAATTGCATTTGGGTAAAACCAGTGTTTTGACACAATTCGGTTATTATGTGTATTGGCCTATACCATTTGAATCTCGTATTTATAATAGAATGGGATTGCAAAGAAGACTTACAGATCATGTTTTTGCAAGTTTAACGCTCAAATCTCATGGCGCTGCGGCTGAAGGTGTGAGTTTTGGAATAGGATATAGATTATGAAGATGAATTATAAATTTACTCAAGCATTTTACTGGCCGTCATTACTATTGATATTGTTTGTTATCTCCTGTGATTCAGAAGATGGTTTGAACTGTACTCAAGCTGCTGGTGACTTTATCGAACAAGAATATGAGTTAGAGTCTTTTGATAAGATCTTGGTTTTTGAACGTTTGAAACTGACCGTAAAAGATGGACCAATTCAAAAAGTAGTGGTAAAAACTGGAGAGAACCTTTTAAATGATGTGGATGTTACCGTAAATGATGGTAGACTAGAAGTCGTTAATAATAACGGCTGCAACCTTGTTAGAGATTATGGAATCACCGAGGTTGTAGTCACGTCGCCCAATATTACTGAGATAAGATCCAGTACTGGAGAAGACGTGCGGTCAGAAGGTGTTTTAGGCTGGGATAATCTAACGTTACTTTCTAACGATGGCCCAGAAGAGGATTTTTATCATTCTACGGGAGATTTTAGATTGCAACTGGATGTTCTAAACCTTACTATCAATACTAATAAACTAAGCAATTTCTATCTTTCAGGAACTGTAGAAAATGCCGATTTCAATTGGGATGAAGGCGATGGAAGGCTGATTGCAAATGATCTAATTATTCAAAATGCGCAGATCTTTCATCGTGGGACAGCTTCTTGGAATGTGGACGTAAGAGAGAATATATCTGGGATCATAAATGGTTACGGCGATGTTATCTTGAAATCAAGACCTACCACCGTGGATGTTCAAGAAACCTGGCAAGGAAGATTGGTTATTGATAACTAAAAGGGATATTATGTTCTCGCTTTCGCGAAAGCGAAAACTAAAAAAAGCACCTCGATTAATTAAAACCGAAGTGCTTTCTATTCAAAAGAATTTTTTTATTTCAATACGATAGGAAGTTCTGTCCTGTATTTTCCCCATCCAGTTTTAAGGTGAACTGTGTTGTCTTTATTAGGAGAATACATGGTAATGCTTAATTGCTCCAAACTTTCACTATCCATAGTTACAGGAACGGAAACCGTTACCACATCAAGTTCTGGCTTGTGAGAATAATTTCCCCAACCGTCATTTTCTGAATTGATATGGAACGTCCATTCTTTTTCTGTAGGAGTTACTACGATAGAATAACGGCCAGCTTTAACTAGTTTATCGCCTATCATTGCGTCTTGCATCAACAATAGCTCTGTACTTTCATTGGCACCCAATCTCCAGGACTTACCGTAAACAGTAATGCCATCTTTTTTCTTGTCTTCAGTAGTAAATATGTTTCTATCTTTTAAGCTAGGTCTGCCATAAAGAACTCTAATTTTAGGCTCAGTAACACCTTTTCTAAAGGCACGTTTTGCAGCATCTGCAGGAAAGAATGCAGCATCCATCGGGCTTTTATCTACAGGACTAAATTCTTGTGCGTAAAGTGATGAAGTAGATAAGATTACCGCAAGTAATAAAATGTATTTTTTCATGATAAAGTTTTTAATTGGCTTTAAAAATAGACACTACATATCACGAAAACTTCACTTTAACAATACTCTATGATTCGGTTTTTTGAAATTCTGTTTTGTAAAGCATCAAACCACTAGATGGTGCGATGTGAGAAAGATGTATTTTAAGTATATTTGAAATAATAAGATTTTCAATTATGGTAATGACAATCAAGAGAGGTGCGACAAAAAAAAGCATCAAAATAATATTAGAAAATTTATCCCAGGATTTTAAACCTAAAGGTGTAGATGTAAAAAAATTTGTAGGCAAAATAAATATACCGAAAGATGCTTTAGATATTCAAAAAGAATTTCGTGATGAGTGGAAATAAGCTCTTTTTAGATACAAACATTATTTTGTATCTCTTAAACGGAGACCAGACATTGGCTGAACTGCTAGATGGTAAACAATTATATATTTCGGTAATTACAGAGTTGGAATTACTAGCTTTTAAAGGTATTGCTACTTCTGAGGAAGAAGTCATTAGTGAATTTATATCTCAATGTAAAACCATTTCTATTAATAAGACTGTAAAAGAAGAAACTATAAGAATACGCAAATCCTACGGAACTAAACTTCCTGATAGCATTATAATTGCAACTGCGTTATATCTAGATTTTCCTCTTATTACAGCTGATGTTGAATTTAAAAAAGTAGAAGAATTAACACTTGTGCTTTACGAGAATAATTGATTGATCTTTCTTAATAAAATGTAATAGCGTTATAATACTGAGACAAAAGCGCCTAGAAAGTTAGATGTTTTTTATTGAATTTAAATAAAGCTTCAAGATTGTGAATTTAGGTGGTCGTAAATAGTGACCGCTTTATTTTTGAAAGGGTTACAAGATTCTTGGTGTATTTTGATGTCAATTTAAAAGTAAATTAAATTTCAGTCAAAATTCATGATCTTATTAATACTTTAAATAAAAGAATTACAAAAACTCACTTTTGTAAAGCATCAAACCACTAGATGGTGCGATATGAGAAAGATGTATTTTTTTGCTACCATCTAATGTCTCTACAAACTCTTCTAAAGTAAGTTTGTGCATTCCTAAATCAATCAACATTCCCATCATAAGGCGTACTTGATGACGCTTAAATCCTGCTCCTGTCACTCTGAAAACAAAACTTTCTTCTGGGAAAAAGTTTGCGGTAAAAAGCTCATTCTTTTCAATGTAACAGCTTTCAATAGTTGAGGTAGTTTCTGTGGTTTCAGAAGGTTTATAAGTATACGACCAGAAGTCATGTGTTCCTTCAAATAATCGAGCTGCCGTTTGCATGATTTCTATATCCAGCTCACTTTTCATATATACCATCATAGATGCACAAAACGGATGGAACTTTTCTCCATGCGAAAAAAGATAAATGTATTCCTTAATTTTAGGAGCTTGAATGACATTAAAATCTTTGCCTGTCTTCTCAATTTCTAACGCTCTAATGTCGCTAGGTAAATTCTGATTAAAGTCGGCTAGGAATGAATCTGGTTCTAACTCTTTAGAATCGTCTAGGAATAATTCAATCCAAGTTTCATTTACCGATACTTTTGCATCTGTTCTTCCAGCGGCAAGAACTTTAAAATTAGAATGATCAAAAACATAACGCAAGGTTCTCAATACCATACGTTCTACTGTTGGGATGTTGTTGGGTTGTTTTTGCCAGCCATGAAATCTAAAACCTAGGTATTGCAGCTTGATCAGGAAAAACTGACGGTTATTTTGAGCAAAAGGTCCTGGATTCATAGAATTAAGTAGAAAGCAAAATTAGTTATTTCTCACCATTCCACTCGGCATAAAACTGATCTAAAAAATCCTGCATAAAGTAGTGACGTTGCTGTGCGATTTTCTTACCAGTTTCAGTATTCATTAAGTCTTTAAGCAATAGCAGTTTCTCATAAAAATGATTGATAGTGGGCGCAGTGCTTTTTTTGTACTGTTCTTTAGTCATGTTTAAATCTGGAGCAATCTCAGGATTATAGATAGCTCTATTTTTAAAACCTCCATAATTAAAAGTACGCGCGATTCCTATGGCACCTATCGCATCCAGTCTATCAGCATCTTGAACTACGTCCAATTCTATACTGGTAAAATTTTTGCTTTGATGACCGCCTTTATAAGAAATGTATTTGATGATATTTTCTATGTGGAGAATTACATCTTCTGGAACTTCAAGAGACTCCAGAAACTCTCGTGCTACTTTTGGGCCAACGGTTTCATCACCATCGTGAAACTTTGAGTCGGCTATATCATGGAGAAGTGCTCCTAATTCTACGATGACACGATCGCACTTTTCGTTTTGCGCGATCAATTTGGCATTTTTCCAAACTCGTTCTATGTGGAACCAGTCGTGTCCACCTTCAGCATTTTTTAAGGTGTTTTTTACAAACTCTACGGTTTTGTCTATGATTTGTTGTTGGGTCATGATTTTAAGTAAAACATCTTCAATTACAATTACATTCAACAGGGTTTAGCATATTAGAGTTAATATTGCAAAAATTACCTGCTTCATTGTAATTATTACTATCTAAAGTAATACTGGCAGCTAAAGTGTTCAAACCACAAAAATTTGATAAATTAGGGTTGATAACTATATTGATAAATTGCACATGTTGTAATGATGTTAGACCGTTTAGGTTTTGCAAATTATTATTATAACTTATCACTAAATTACCAGAGATGTTTGTGAGGTTTGGAAAATCAAAACCTTGAGCGAAATCGCTATCATCCAAAGTGAGACTACCTACATTATTTAAATTAGAAAATAAGAGGTGATTTAATTGGTGATTATCTCTGAAGGTAAGTATTGGAATAGAAGTTAAACTATTATTTTGAAAATTTGTCAATTGATCATTATCTTCAATTAATAATCGCCCACAATTTTGAAGCCCATCAATGTTTAGATTAGTTATTCCATTTTTTTGAATGTTAAAATAATTTACAACATTGGTTAAATTTGGCAAATCAATTGTTCCTAATGACATATTATTATTAATTGAAATATAATCATCTACTGATGTTAAATTATTCAAATTAGAAATATCGTTGAGCATAATGTTACCTACAATTTCTAACTGATTTAAAGTTAAAATGCCATTTGGAAATCCGTTAAGACTTGTTAGAGCCTCATTTCTGTTAATTTCTACACTTTCAACAGATGTGATTCCTTCTAATCCGTGTATACTTTGTAGAGCAGGATTAGTTTGTATATGTATTGTTTGAGCGTTTTGTAAATTTGATAAACTGGCAAGATTAGTTAATTGAGTATGTCCAATGAATAAACTGTTCACGGCTTGTAAATTACTCAAACCAGAAATATCAGTGATCAAAACATTAGTTCTAATATCAAGACTTGAATTTACCACATTCAAATTATCTAAACCATCTAAACTTGTTAATAATTCATTCCTATGTATGGAAACATATTCTACTTCTTGAGCACCTTCTAATCCTTCTAGATTTTGTAGCACCGCATTATTTTCTATAGTTATAGAACTAAAATTAACGACGTTTTCTAAAGAATTGATACTTACTAATTGCTCATTATCTGTAATCCTCAATGATTTGATATCAGATTCTATATTTTGCAAACCATTAAGCGTATTCACATTAGTAGAAATGATACTTAGATCGCCTTCAATAATATTAATAGAGCTTAATGCATTTAGATTCGTAATTTCATTTTGTTGTAAATCATAGCCGTCGATAACAACATCACCAGTAATTTTAGTGTAGTTTTCTGCGGCAAACGTGTCAATCTCCAGCTGACTTCGTAAGACTAAATCATAATCAAAAATTTTTTCTCCTTCATTAATTGTTGTGTCATCGTTGTTGTCACTGCACGATAGGTTTGTTAAAACGAAAAAAAGTAAAAAAAGGTTACAAAAAAGCTTCATACACTATAAATTTAGATCAAAATACAAAAATAAATATCAAATCATTGTAAGTGCAGATTTTTAGGGAATTGTGAATCAAACAAAACTTTCAATAATTATTGAAAGTTTAAAAAGTAGTTGTATATTTGGCGAATGAAATTAGAAGAAGGTAGATCAAAATTTATTCAGGCTTGGGGTTCTTTAGGAAGCTCTTGGGGAATATCTAAATCCATGGCGCAAATCCATGCACTGCTGCTTTCTCATCCTGATGGATTAAGTACGGACGAGATCATGGAAGAAGTCCAGCTTTCTAGAGGTAACGTGAATACAAACGTACGCGAGTTGATCAACTGGAGATTGGTAAGAAAAGAAACCGTTCTTGGAGAACGTAAAGAATTCTTTATAGCACTTCATGATGTACATTCTATTGCGCAAAATATTATGGAAGAGCGCAAAAGAAGAGAGCTGGAACCGGTGAGACGATTACTTAACGAGCTCAAAGCCGCCAAACTTGAAGGTAACAAAGAAGAAATTGAACATTTTCAAACTTTAATTTCTGACCTATCTGATTTTGTAAGCCAAATGGAGAACTTAACTAATCTAATGACTAAAATAAACAGCAACAACTACATGAAAAAGCTGATCAAAGCGATCTCGTAGCTTTTTTATTTAAATTAAACTTTCAGTTTTTATTGAAAGTTCTAAAACTATAAATTATGAAATCTCTGTATAAACTCAATCTAGTTCTTTTTATTATCATGTTGGTACTTTTTGTAACCATTTATCTAGGTCTACTAATGATGCCTGTAGTTGGTGTTGTACAAGTTATGTCTGCATTTTGGTTGTATTCTAAATATAGCGAGTTGCCGAAAGAGATACAGCGCAAGCTTAATATTTACAGCATATTAAGTGTTTGTTTACTTACAATATTTATAATTTCTATACAGAATTCGTTCCATGATTTCTTTTTGGTACCGCTCACAGGTTGTGGATTGATGTCTATAGTTTTTATGCATATCCTATATAAGAACTATAAGTATACCGAAGAGAAATTCAATTAAACATCACTTTAAATTAAAACATCATGATCGCAAATCACAAATTACTCATCGACCAGAATTGCCCTATGTGCAACATTTATGGCAAGACATTTAAGAAGTTCAACATGCTTGATCAAGAATCTATCACACCATATCAAATAGTAGGTGAGGAGTTGACTTGCTCGATCGATATGCACCGCGCTCAAAACGAAGTGGCGCTGCACGATACCGTTACAGGTAAAACAATTTATGGTCTTGATTCTATGATTGAAATATTTGCTCAAGGCAAAAACTGGATCAAGAAACCATTGCAATTTCCGCTAGTTTATCTGCCTTTAAAACAACTCTATAATTTCATTACTTATAATAGGAAAGTCATTGCAGGTAATGCGCCTAGTCCTGCAGAAGATAGAGTTTGCGAGCCAGATTTCAACTACTTTTATCGCACGCTATTTATAGTGCTTACGGCTTTATTTACCGGTTTGGTGCTCAACTCCTACACCAATCACATTACGAACTATTTTGGTTTTACAACACCATGGTTTGTAGAATATATAATCTGTTTTGGTCAGGTTGTCTGGCAAGGAACTATGATTTTACTTTGGTCTCGTAAAAACAGTTGGGATTATCTAGGCAATATGAGTGCCGTTTCTACACTTGGAGGAATTTTATTATTGCCGTTACTGTTTATGAATTCGTTTTTTGACTTCTCAGGAATCGTTTTTCTAGTCTATTTTATGGTTGTGGTAGGAATCATGTTATTAGAACATTTACGCCGCTGCAGCAATATGAATCTCGGTTATCTACCTACGATTTCTTGGTTATCTTTCCGCACCGTCGTTTTGTTCTCAATTATCTGGATATTCAATTAAAGTTTAATTTAAAAAACTATGCTTGTTCCCTTTCCTTTGGAAAGGGTTAGGGATAGGCTCTATTCTCATGAAAAAAGTTGTTATCGCTGGTGGAACCGGCTTTTTAGGAATCGCTCTCAAGAATTATTTTGAGGCAAAAGGGTTTGTTGTGATCTCGCTTTCAAGGAGTGCAACGACGCAGAAGTTCACACAGAGCGCAGTCGAAGTGCGAAAGCGGAACAAAGACACCACTTACTGGAACGGTAAAGATCTAGGTGAGTGGACCAAGCATCTAGAAGATGCTGAGGTATTGATCAATCTAGCGGGAAAATCAGTGGATTGCCGTTATACCGATAAGAATAAAGCTGCGATTTTAAACTCACGTATTGACAGCACGCGCATATTAAATCTGGCTATAGAACAAGCTATCCATAAGCCAAAAGTATTCCTTAATGCAAGTACAGCGACTATTTATGTACATTCTGAAACGACCATAAATACAGAAGAAACTGGCGTGATAGGTGATGATTTTTCTATGAATATAGCCAAATCATGGGAGAAAGAATTCTATGCTACTGAAATACCTAGTGTGCGTAAAATTGCACTTCGTACTTCTATCGTTCTCGGTAAAAATGGTGGCGCTTTTCCAAAACTAAAAACCATCACAAGATTAGGAATGGGTGGCAAGCAAGGTCGTGGCGACCAATTTATAAGCTGGATTCATATCCATGACTTTTGTAAAGTCTTAGATTTTTTGATCAACTCTAACGTATCTGGATCTGTAAATATCACCTCACCAAATCCTAAAACCAACAAAGATTTTATGAGTGATTTACGAAAACAGTTAGGTGTTTCTATAGGTATTTCGCAACCAGTTTGGTTACTTGAATTAGCTAGCACCATCATAAATACAGAAACCGAATTGCTGCTAAAAAGCAGATATGTATATCCGCAGCGATTGTTAGATGCTGGTTTTCAATTTGAACATGAAACGGTTGAGGATTGTTTAAAGGAGTTAGTTTCTTAGAACTAGGGAATTAACTAGATTATCATGAATAGCTTGTTTTCTAGAGTCACCATGCACGGTAAGTAGGGAAATCCATCCAAGGGAATATTTGATGATCATTCTTAAAACAGCTGCAAAGAAGTTGACGGCGTTACCTTTCTCATTTTCAACTCTTATATTAATAAACTGCTGTCCTATCGTGCCTTTGAAAAAAGCGATAGAAACAGGCTCGTAAAGAAAGAAATAGGATACAAAAAGGATGAATCTCAAGTATGTGGGGACATTCTCAAAATTACCCAATACTTCGGATGTCATAAACATTGTAACGATAAGGATAATCTGATCAATTACCAAAGCTTTTATTCTATCCGATAAGCTGGCGTATTCCATAATTAATCCAGTTTATTTTGCAATTTATAATCCACGTAGAAATCTTCAACCACCTCAAGAACTGCTTTTGAATTAGGCAATTTCAGCTTTTGAATTTTAGTTGAAGGTGTTATCCATTCGCTTTTTCCATCAATTAATATTTGGATAGGCATCTCAAAACCATCTACTACATTGGTCCAGCGGTAATGCATTTTCTTTTTTACCATGGCATACTCTAAAACGGGAACACGCACATCTCTCAGGTATTGATCAAAAACAGGTTTTAAATCCATTCCCATTTTATCAGCAATATAGTTTTCTATTTGTGCGGTTGTAACCGTTTGATGATAAAAATCTGAATTGAGACCGCGTAAAATTTCTCTCCATTTCTTATCATCATTAGTTATGGTTCTTAACGTGTGCAAAAGGTTAGCTCCTTTATAATACATGTCACCAGAGCCTTCATGATTCACATCATACTGACCTATAAGAGGTCGGTCATTTCTAATACTGCGACGTGTTCCAATGACATACTCACCGCTAGCTTGTCTTCCATAATGGTAGTCTAAAAATAAACTTTCTGAATAAGCTGTGAAGCTTTCATGAATCCACATGTCGGCTATATCTTTATTAGTAATATTGTTTGCAAACCACTCGTGTCCTGCTTCATGAATAATGATAAAATCAAATTTCATTCCCCAACCGCTACCAGAAAGATCATTGCCTAAATAACCTTTTACATATTTGTTACCATAAGTAACTGAGCTTTGGTGCTCCATTCCTAAATAAGGAACTTCTACGAGTTTGAAACTATCTTCATAAAACGGATAAGGACCAAACCAATGTTCAAAAGCTTCCATCATTTTAGGAGCATCTTTGAAGTGTTCCTTGGCTTTTTCTAGATTGTCTTTAAGAACATAGTAATTCATATCTAGAGGTCCTTTTTCTCCTTCATAGACCTCAGAGAAATTTGCATAATCACCTATGTTGATATTCACACCATAGTTGTTAATAGGGTTTTCTACCAGCCATACAAAAGTTTTGGTTCCGTCGTCTTTAGAAGATTCATCAGTGAGTCGACCATTAGCAACAGCTGTCAATCCTTGCGGTATAGTTATAGCGATGGTCATTCCAGTTTCTGGCTCGTCGTACATATGATCTTTACATGGCCACCACACGCTAGCACCTAATCCTTGATTAGAAGTAGCTATAAAATGTTTGCCATTGCTATCTTTCTTCCAAGAAAAACCACCATCCCAAGGAGCGTTTTTTGCCTGTCGTGGATTTCCCTCAAAGAATATCTGTATGCTGTTTTTTGCGCCTGCATTTTGTTCTTTTTCTAGAGTTATAAAGTGAGCATTTCCTTCTCTAGTTACCGATAACTCTTTGTTATTGCCTAATACTTTAGTAATCTTCATAGGTTCTTGAAGATCGATTTGCATGACTTGCTGTGATTCAAGAACTGTATAAGTTACCGTATTAGAACCTGAAATAAATTTCTTTTCTGGCTCCACTTTCACATCCAAATCATAGCGAACTAAATCCCACCAAACACGTTCTGGAGTGATAGAACCTCTTA is drawn from Nonlabens dokdonensis DSW-6 and contains these coding sequences:
- a CDS encoding M1 family metallopeptidase, whose translation is MKRFRIIIIAAVLLGSSQITNAQLLQNKKQFTRQDSLRGSITPERVWWDLVRYDLDVKVEPEKKFISGSNTVTYTVLESQQVMQIDLQEPMKITKVLGNNKELSVTREGNAHFITLEKEQNAGAKNSIQIFFEGNPRQAKNAPWDGGFSWKKDSNGKHFIATSNQGLGASVWWPCKDHMYDEPETGMTIAITIPQGLTAVANGRLTDESSKDDGTKTFVWLVENPINNYGVNINIGDYANFSEVYEGEKGPLDMNYYVLKDNLEKAKEHFKDAPKMMEAFEHWFGPYPFYEDSFKLVEVPYLGMEHQSSVTYGNKYVKGYLGNDLSGSGWGMKFDFIIIHEAGHEWFANNITNKDIADMWIHESFTAYSESLFLDYHYGRQASGEYVIGTRRSIRNDRPLIGQYDVNHEGSGDMYYKGANLLHTLRTITNDDKKWREILRGLNSDFYHQTVTTAQIENYIADKMGMDLKPVFDQYLRDVRVPVLEYAMVKKKMHYRWTNVVDGFEMPIQILIDGKSEWITPSTKIQKLKLPNSKAVLEVVEDFYVDYKLQNKLD
- a CDS encoding RDD family protein — encoded protein: MEYASLSDRIKALVIDQIILIVTMFMTSEVLGNFENVPTYLRFILFVSYFFLYEPVSIAFFKGTIGQQFINIRVENEKGNAVNFFAAVLRMIIKYSLGWISLLTVHGDSRKQAIHDNLVNSLVLRN
- a CDS encoding TIGR01777 family oxidoreductase, which translates into the protein MFPFLWKGLGIGSILMKKVVIAGGTGFLGIALKNYFEAKGFVVISLSRSATTQKFTQSAVEVRKRNKDTTYWNGKDLGEWTKHLEDAEVLINLAGKSVDCRYTDKNKAAILNSRIDSTRILNLAIEQAIHKPKVFLNASTATIYVHSETTINTEETGVIGDDFSMNIAKSWEKEFYATEIPSVRKIALRTSIVLGKNGGAFPKLKTITRLGMGGKQGRGDQFISWIHIHDFCKVLDFLINSNVSGSVNITSPNPKTNKDFMSDLRKQLGVSIGISQPVWLLELASTIINTETELLLKSRYVYPQRLLDAGFQFEHETVEDCLKELVS